The following are encoded in a window of Bradyrhizobium guangdongense genomic DNA:
- a CDS encoding N-formylglutamate amidohydrolase, with amino-acid sequence MTRFDGEVSPAFEIVEPAEWRAPVIFNSPHSGSTYPDEFLAASRIDLPQLRRSEDSFMDELIGHLSARGFPTVRVNFPRSFVDVNREPYELDPRMFTGRLPSFANTRSMRVAGGLGTIPRVVGDGQEIYRDRLLVDEALARIETLYKPYHRALRRLINKVHQMFGTVVLVDCHSMPSVGVSRDEPRRPDIVIGDRYGTSCTPLLPDRVEETMTGLGYSIGRNKPYAGGFITEHYGNPASGLHAVQLELNRAIYMDERRRERGPRFAQVASDFGILADVLATTIPFGDLGPFQAAAE; translated from the coding sequence TGGAGCCCGCCGAGTGGCGCGCGCCTGTTATCTTCAACTCGCCCCATTCCGGCTCGACCTATCCGGACGAATTCCTCGCGGCATCGCGGATCGACCTGCCGCAACTCCGGCGCTCCGAAGATTCCTTCATGGACGAGCTGATCGGCCATCTCAGCGCGCGCGGCTTTCCAACCGTGCGGGTCAACTTTCCCCGCTCCTTTGTCGACGTCAACCGCGAACCGTATGAGCTCGACCCCCGGATGTTCACCGGACGCCTGCCGAGCTTCGCCAACACCCGCTCGATGCGGGTCGCGGGGGGATTAGGCACCATTCCGCGCGTGGTCGGCGACGGCCAGGAGATCTATCGCGACCGCCTCCTGGTCGACGAAGCGCTGGCGCGGATCGAGACGCTGTACAAGCCCTATCATCGCGCGCTGCGCCGGCTGATCAACAAGGTGCATCAGATGTTCGGCACCGTGGTGCTGGTCGACTGCCATTCGATGCCGTCGGTCGGCGTCAGCAGGGATGAGCCGCGCCGGCCCGACATCGTGATCGGCGATCGTTACGGCACGAGCTGCACACCGCTGCTGCCCGACCGGGTCGAGGAAACCATGACCGGGCTCGGCTATTCGATCGGCCGCAACAAGCCCTATGCCGGCGGCTTCATCACCGAGCATTACGGCAACCCGGCGAGCGGGCTGCACGCCGTGCAGCTTGAACTCAACCGCGCCATCTACATGGACGAACGGCGGCGCGAGCGCGGCCCGCGCTTTGCGCAAGTGGCGAGCGACTTCGGCATCCTTGCCGATGTGCTGGCGACCACGATCCCGTTCGGCGATCTCGGCCCGTTCCAGGCCGCGGCGGAATAG